The following are encoded together in the Cynocephalus volans isolate mCynVol1 chromosome 4, mCynVol1.pri, whole genome shotgun sequence genome:
- the NUMA1 gene encoding nuclear mitotic apparatus protein 1 isoform X4 produces the protein MTLHATRAAALLSWVNSLHVADPVEAVPQLQDCSVFIKIIDSIHGTDEGQQILQRPVPQRLDFVCSFLQKNRKHPSSPECLVSVQKVMEGSELELAKMTMLLLYHSTMSSKSPRDWEQFEYKIQAELAVILKFVLDHEDGLNLNEDLENFLQKAPVPSTCSSSFSEELSPSSPQAKREIRFLELQKVASSSSGNNQGMEKGDEKSSQGHVMSFLSGSPASPMGDILQTPQFQMRRLKKQLADERNNRDELELELAENRKLLTEKDAQIAMMQQRIDRLALLNEKQAASPVEPQELEELRDKNESLTVRLHETLKQCQDLKTEKSQMDRKINQLSEENGDLSFKLREFASHLQQLQSALNELTEEHSKATREWVEKQACLDKELSTALQDKKCLEEKNEILQGKLSQLEEHLAQLQENPLQKGEVLGDVLQLETLKQEAASLAADNTQLHARVETLETERGQQEAKLLVERGHFEEEKQQLASLIADLQSSISNLSQAKEELEQASQAQEAQLTAQVVSLTSELTTLNATLQQQDEELASLKQQAKKEQAQLAQTLQQQEQASRGLCHQVEQLSSSLKQKEQQLQEAAKEQEATRGDHAQQLATAAEEREASLRERDAALQQLEALKKEKAAELEILQQQLQAASESQDSAQTLAAQAQREKAELSRQVEELHARIESAHREQCEAQAQVAELEAQLRSEQQKATERERVVQEKGQLQEQLQALEESLKITKGSIEEEKRKASDALEEQQRCISELEAETRSLVEQHKQERKELEEEKAGRKRLETRLQQLGEAHQAETEALRQKLAEATVSQHRAESERDQLVKEVATWRERYEDSQQEEAQYGAMFQEQLMTLKEECEKARQELQEAKEKVAGIEAHSELQISRQQNELAQLHASLARALQQVQEKEVRAQKLADDLSTLQEKMAATSKEVARLEALVRKAGEQQETASRELLREPPGAGDRESEWLEEQQGRQICSTQAALQAMEREAEQMGSELERLRAALMESQGQQQEERGQQEREVARLTQERGRAQADLALEKAAKAELEMRLQNALNEQRVEFATLQEALARALTEKEGKEQELAKLRGQEAALRTELEELQQILEQLKEQLAKKDKEHQQSLRKASGEDGSGKKESTGLELEALRAEVSKLEQQCQQQQAQVESLEHSLKAEQACRAKQDGALETLRGQLEEKAQELGHSQGTLASAQRELATLRTKTQDHSKAEDEWKAQVARGQQEAERKSSLISSLEEEVSILNRQVLEKEGESKELKRLVIAESEKSQKLEERLRLLQAETASNSARAAERSSALREEVQSLREEAEKQRVASENLRQELASQAERAEELGQELKAWQEKFFQKEQALSALQLEHTSTQALVSELLPAKHLCQQLQAEQAAAEKRHREELEQSKQAAGGLRAELMRAQRELGELAPLRQKVAEQERATQQLRAEKASYAEQLSMLKKAHGLLAEENRGLGERANLGRQYLEVELDQAREKYVQELAAVRADAETRLAEMQREAQSTARELEVMTAKYEGAKVKVLEERQRFQEERQKLTAQVEQLEVFQRDQTKQVEELSKKLADCDQASKVQQQKLKAFQAQGGESQQEAQRLQAQLNELQAQLSQREQAAEHYKLQMEKAKTHYDAKKQQNQELQEQLRGLEQLQKENKELRAEAEQLGHELQQAGLKTKEAEQTCRHLTAQVRSLEAQVAHADQQLRDLGKFQVATDALKSREPQAKPQLDLSIDSLDLSCEEGTPLSITSKLPRTQPDGTSVPGEPASPISQRLPPKKLDVEEPDSANSSFYSTQSAPASQASLRATSSTQSLARLGSPDDGNSALLSLPGYRPTTRSSARRSQAGVSSGAPPGRNSFYMGTCQDEPEQLDDWNRIAELQQRNRVCPPHLKTCYPLESRPSLSLGTITDEEMKTGDPQETLRRASIQPTQIAEGTGITTRQQRKRVSSEPHQGPDTPESKKATSCFPRPMTPRDRHEGRKQSISEAQKKAAPAVVKQADRRQSMAFSILNTPKKLGNSLLRRGASKKAPSKASPNTRSGTRRSPRIATTTAGTATGAAFTATPRAKGKAKH, from the exons gtgaaCAGTCTGCACGTGGCTGACCCTGTGGAGGCTGTGCCACAACTCCAGGACTGCAGCGTCTTCATCAAGATCATTGACAGCAT CCACGGCACTGACGAGGGGCAGCAGATCCTGCAGCGGCCGGTGCCACAGAGACTGGACTTTGTATGCAGTTTTCTGCAGA AAAACCGAAAACATCCCTCTTCTCCAGAATGCCTGGTGTCTGTGCAGAAGGTGATGGAGGGGTCAGAGCTGGAACTGGCCAAG ATGACCATGCTACTGTTATACCACTCTACCATGAGCTCCAAAAGTCCCAGGGACTGGGAACAATTTGAGTATAAGATTCAG GCTGAGTTGGCTGTCATTCTTAAATTTGTGCTGGACCATGAGGATGGGCTAAACCTTAATGAGGACCTGGAGAATTTTTTGCAGAAAG CTCCTGTCCCTTCCACCTGTTCCAGCAGCTTCTCTGAAGAGCTGTCCCCATCTAGCCCCCAGGCCAAGAGGGAGATTCGCTTCTTAGAGCTACAGAAGGTTGCCTCCTCTTCCAGTGGGAACAA tcaaggcatggagaagggagaTGAAAAGTCTTCTCAAGGTCACGTCATGAG CTTCCTCTCAGGTTCTCCAGCCTCTCCCATGGGTGACATCCTGCAGACCCCACAATTccagatgagaagactgaagaAGCAGCTTGCAGATGAGAGAAATAATAGGGatgagctggagctggagctggctGAGAACCGCAAGCTCCTCACTGAGAAGG ACGCGCAGATAGCCATGATGCAGCAGCGCATTGACCGCCTAGCTCTGCTGAATGAGAAGcaggcagccagcccagtggAGCCCCAGGAGCTCGAGGAGCTGCGTGACAAGAATGAGAG CCTCACTGTGCGCCTGCATGAAACTCTGAAGCAGTGCCAGGACCTGAAGACAGAGAAGAGCCAGATGGATCGCAAGATTAACCAACTTTCTGAGGAGAATGGAGACCTTTCCTTTAAg CTGCGGGAATTTGCCAGTCACCTGCAGCAGCTACAGAGCGCCCTCAACGAACTGACAGAGGAGCACAGCAAGGCCACCCGGGAGTGGGTGGAGAAGCAGGCCTGTCTGGACAAGGAGCTCAGCACAGCCCTGCAGGATAAG AAATGCcttgaagagaagaatgaaatccTTCAGGGAAAACTTTCACAGCTGGAAGAACATTTGGCCCAGCTGCAGGAGAACCCACTCCAGAAGGGCGAGGTGCTGGGTGACGTCTTGCAG CTGGAAACCCTGAAGCAAGAGGCAGCCTCTCTTGCTGCAGACAACACCCAGCTCCACGCCAGGGTGGAGACTCTGGAGACTGAGCGAGGCCAGCAGGAAGCCAAGCTGCTTGTCGAGCGGGGCCACTTTGAAGAAGAAAAGCAGCAGCTGGCTAGCCTGATTGCCGACCTGCAGAGCTCCATCTCCAACCTGAGTCAGGCCAAGGAAGAGCTGGAGCAGGCCTCCCAGGCTCAGGAGGCCCAATTGACTGCTCAGGTGGTCTCCCTCACCTCTGAGCTCACCACACTCAATGCCACCCTTCAGCAGCAGGATGAAGAACTGGCCAGCCTGAAGCAACAGGCCAAAAAGGAGCAGGCCCAGTTAGCACAGACCCTTCAACAGCAAGAACAGGCCTCCCGGGGCCTCTGCCACCAGGTGGAGCAGCTGAGCAGCAGCCTGAAGCAGAAGGAGCAGCAGTTGCAGGAGGCAGCCAAGGAGCAGGAGGCAACTAGGGGGGACCACGCCCAACAACTGGCCACTGCTGCTGAGGAGCGAGAGGCCTCCTTAAGGGAGCGGGATGCGGCTCTCCAGCAGTTGGAGGCATTGAAGAAGGAGAAGGCTGCCGAGCTAGAGATACTGCAACAGCAACTTCAGGCTGCTAGTGAATCCCAAGACAGCGCCCAAACCTTAGCAGCACAGGCCCAACGGGAGAAGGCAGAGCTGAGCCGACAGGTGGAGGAACTCCATGCCCGCATTGAGTCAGCCCATCGGGAGCAGTGTGAGGCCCAGGCCCAGGTGGCAGAGCTAGAGGCCCAGCTGAGGTCTGAGCAGCAAAAAGCAACTGAAAGAGAAAGGGTGGTCCAGGAGAAGGGCCAGCTCCAGGAGCAGCTCCAGGCCCTTGAGGAGTCCTTGAAGATCACAAAGGGCAGCATTGAAGAGGAGAAGCGCAAGGCCTCAGATGCCCTGGAAGAGCAGCAGCGTTGTATCTCTGAGCTGGAGGCAGAGACCCGAAGCCTGGTGGAACAGCATAAGCAGGAACGGAAGGAGCTAGAAGAAGAGAAGGCTGGGCGCAAGAGGCTTGAGACCCGATTACAGCAGCTTGGAGAGGCCCATCAGGCTGAGACTGAAGCCCTGCGGCAGAAGCTGGCAGAGGCCACAGTCTCCCAGCACAGGGCTGAGAGTGAGCGTGATCAGCTCGTCAAGGAGGTAGCTACCTGGCGTGAGCGGTATGAGGATAGCCAGCAAGAGGAGGCTCAGTATGGTGCCATGTTCCAGGAACAGCTGATGACACTGAAGGAGGAATGTGAGAAGGCCCGCCAGGAGCTGCAGGAGGCAAAGGAGAAGGTGGCAGGGATCGAGGCCCACAGCGAGCTCCAGATAAGCCGGCAGCAGAATGAGCTAGCTCAGCTCCATGCCAGCCTGGCTAGAGCTCTCCAGCAGGTCCAGGAGAAGGAGGTCAGGGCCCAGAAGCTTGCAGATGACCTCTCCACTCTGCAGGAGAAGATGGCAGCCACCAGCAAGGAGGTGGCCCGCCTAGAGGCCTTGGTGCGCAAGGCAGGTGAGCAGCAGGAAACAGCCTCCCGAGAGCTACTCAGGGAGCCCCCAGGGGCAGGAGACAGAGAATCAGAGTGGCTGGAGGAGCAGCAGGGTCGCCAGATCTGCAGCACACAGGCAGCACTGCAGGCCATGGAGCGTGAGGCAGAGCAAATGGGCAGTGAGCTGGAGAGGCTGCGGGCTGCACTGATGGAGAGCCAGGGACAGCAGCAGGAAGAACGCGGGCAGCAGGAGAGGGAGGTGGCACGGCTGACCCAGGAGCGGGGCCGGGCCCAAGCTGATCTGGCCCTGGAGAAGGCAGCCAAGGCCGAGCTTGAGATGCGACTGCAGAACGCCCTCAACGAGCAGCGTGTGGAGTTTGCTACCCTGCAAGAGGCACTGGCCCGTGCCCTGACGGAAAAGGAAGGCAAAGAGCAGGAGCTGGCCAAGCTTCGTGGTCAGGAAGCAGCACTGAGGACAGAGCTGGAGGAACTTCAGCAAATCCTGGAGCAACTGAAGGAACAGCTGGCTAAGAAAGACAAGGAACACCAACAGTCTTTAAGGAAGGCCAGTGGGGAAGATGGTTCTGGAAAGAAAGAGTCGACAGGCCTTGAGCTGGAGGCACTGCGGGCAGAGGTGAGCAAGCTGGAGCAGCAGTGCCAGCAGCAGCAGGCACAAGTGGAGAGCCTGGAGCACAGCCTCAAAGCCGAGCAGGCCTGCAGGGCTAAGCAGGACGGTGCTCTGGAGACTCTGCGGGGCCAGTTGGAAGAGAAAGCCCAGGAGCTGGGGCACAGTCAGGGCACCTTAGCCTCAGCCCAAAGGGAGTTGGCCACCCTCCGCACCAAGACTCAAGACCATAGCAAGGCTGAAGATGAGTGGAAGGCCCAGGTGGCCCGGGGCCAGCAGGAGGCTGAGAGAAAAAGCAGCCTCATCAGCAGCTTGGAGGAGGAGGTGTCCATCCTGAACCGCCAGGTCCtggagaaggagggggagagcAAGGAGTTGAAGCGGCTGGTTATAGCTGAGTCGGAGAAgagccagaagctggaagagaggcTGCGCCTGCTCCAGGCAGAGACAGCCAGCAATAGTGCCAGGGCTGCCGAGCGCAGCTCCGCTCTGCGGGAAGAGGTGCAGAGCCTCcgggaggaggcagagaaacagCGGGTGGCTTCAgagaacctgcggcaggagctgGCCTCGCAGGCAGAGCGAGCAGAGGAGCTGGGCCAAGAATTGAAGGCTTGGCAGGAGAAGTTCTTCCAGAAGGAACAGGCCCTCTCTGCCCTGCAGCTCGAGCACACCAGCACGCAGGCTCTGGTGAGTGAGCTGCTTCCCGCTAAGCACCTCTGCCAGCAGCTGCAGGCTGAGCAGGCAGCTGCTGAGAAGCGTCACCGTGAGGAACTGGAGCAGAGtaagcaggcagctggtgggctGCGGGCAGAGCTGATGAGGGCCCAACGGGAGCTTGGGGAGCTGGCGCCCCTGCGGCAGAAGGTGGCAGAGCAGGAGCGAGCCACCCAACAGCTGCGGGCAGAGAAGGCCAGCTATGCGGAGCAGCTGAGCATGCTGAAGAAGGCTCACGGCCTGCTGGCAGAGGAGAACCGGGGGCTGGGTGAGCGGGCCAACCTTGGCCGGCAGTATCTGGAAGTGGAGCTGGACCAGGCCCGGGAGAAATACGTCCAAGAGTTGGCAGCTGTACGTGCTGACGCTGAGACCCGTCTGGCTGAGATGCAACGGGAAGCACAGAGCACTGCCCGGGAGCTGGAGGTGATGACTGCCAAGTATGAGGGTGCCAAGGTCAAGGTCCTGGAGGAAAGGCAGCGGTTCCAggaggagaggcagaagctcacTGCCCAG GTGGAGCAGCTAGAGGTATTTCAGAGAGACCAGACTAAGCAG gtGGAAGAACTGAGTAAGAAGCTGGCTGACTGTGACCAAGCCAGCAAGGTGCAGCAGCAGAAGCTGAAG GCTTTCCAGGCCCAGGGAGGCGAGAGCCAGCAGGAGGCCCAACGCCTTCAGGCCCAATTGAATGAGCTGCAGGCCCAGTTGAGCCAGAGGGAGCAGGCAGCTGAGCACTACAAACTGCAG ATGGAAAAAGCCAAGACCCATTACGATGCCAAGAAGCAGCAGAACCAAGAGCTACAGGAGCAGCTGCGGGGCTTGGAGCAGCTGCAAAAGGAAAACAAGGAGCTGCGGGCTGAAGCCGAACAGCTGGGCCATGAGCTGCAGCAGGCCGGGCTGAAGACCAAAGAGGCTGAACAGACCTGCCGCCACCTTACTGCCCAGGTGCGCAGCCTGGAGGCACAG GTTGCCCATGCAGACCAGCAGCTTCGAGATCTGGGCAAATTCCAGGTGGCAACAGATGCCTTAAAAAGCCGTGAGCCCCAGGCTAAGCCCCAGCTGGACTTGAGTATTGACAGCTTGGATCTGAGCTGTGAGGAGGGGACTCCACTCAGTATCACCAG CAAGCTGCCTCGTACCCAACCAGATGGCACCAGCGTCCCTGGAGAGCCAGCCTCACCCATCTCCCAGCGCTTGCCCCCCAAG AAGCTAGATGTGGAGGAGCCAGACAGCGCCAATTCATCTTTCTACAGCACGCAGTCTGCACCTGCTTCCCAGGCCAGCCTGCGAGCCACCTCCTCTACCCAGTCCCTGGCCCGCCTGGGCTCTCCCGATGATGGCAACTCAGCTCTGCTCAGCCTTCCTGGCTACCGGCCTACCACTCGCAGCTCTGCTCGTCGCTCCCAGGCTGGGGTATCCAGTGGGGCCCCTCCAG GAAGGAACAGCTTCTACATGGGCACTTGCCAGGATGAGCCTGAGCAGCTGGATGATTGGAACCGCATTGCAGAGTTGCAGCAGCGCAACCGAGTATGCCCCCCACACTTGAAGACCTGCTATCCCCTGGAGTCCAGG CCTTCCCTGAGCCTGGGCACCATCACGGATGAGGAGATGAAAACCGGAGACCCCCAGGAGACCCTGCGCCGAGCCAGCATTCAGCCAACCCAGATAGCTGAGGGCACTGGCATCACCACCCGGCAGCAGCGCAAACGGGTCTCCTCAGAGCCCCACCAGGGCCCTGACACCCCCGAG TCGAAGAAGGCCACCAGCTGTTTCCCACGCCCCATGACTCCCCGGGACCGACATGAAGGACGCAAACAGAGCATTAGTGAGGCCCAGAAGAAAGCGGCTCCAGCTGTTGTTAAGCAG GCTGACCGGCGCCAGTCAATGGCCTTCAGCATCCTCAACACGCCCAAGAAGCTGGGGAATAGCCTTCTGCGGCGGGGGGCCTCAAAGAAGGCCCCGTCCAAGGCCTCCCCCAACACCCGCAGTGGAACCCGCCGCTCTCCACGCATTGCTACCACCACAGCCGGCACTGCCACTGGTGCTGCCTTCACTGCCACCCCTCGGGCCAAGGGCAAG GCAAAGCACTAA